A window of the Ruminococcaceae bacterium KH2T8 genome harbors these coding sequences:
- a CDS encoding DNA repair photolyase → MHFTDAKGILTGNGGRQGMNIYRGCTHGCIYCDSRSNCYQFTHPFEDIEVKQNAPELLEKALRSKRKKCMIGTGAMSDPYMHCESELHLMRRCLEIIRDNGFGVAVQTKSDRILEDIDLLDEINRKTKCVVQVTLTTFDDDLCSVIEPHVCNTKRRIEVLEAMKERGIPTVVWLTPILPFINDNEDNIIAILNECVRVGVKGIICFDMGVTLRDGDREYFYAALDKHFPGLKQRYIERYGNRYELSSPDSLRLMKIFRKICKDNGIMYDPDECFAYLNEFPEKYKQISIFDC, encoded by the coding sequence ATGCATTTTACTGATGCCAAGGGAATACTTACGGGTAACGGCGGACGGCAGGGGATGAACATCTACCGCGGGTGTACTCACGGCTGCATCTATTGTGACAGCAGAAGTAACTGTTATCAGTTCACTCATCCTTTCGAAGACATTGAAGTCAAGCAGAATGCGCCTGAGCTTCTTGAGAAGGCTCTGAGGTCCAAGCGAAAGAAGTGCATGATCGGTACAGGGGCTATGTCTGACCCTTATATGCATTGCGAATCAGAGCTGCACCTGATGAGAAGATGCCTTGAGATCATACGTGATAACGGATTCGGAGTAGCGGTACAGACTAAATCTGATCGTATACTTGAAGATATCGATCTGCTCGACGAGATCAATCGGAAGACAAAGTGTGTAGTTCAGGTTACTCTCACCACTTTTGACGACGACCTTTGTTCCGTTATCGAACCTCATGTCTGTAATACCAAAAGACGTATCGAAGTCCTTGAGGCAATGAAGGAACGTGGGATACCTACGGTCGTGTGGCTGACTCCGATCCTTCCGTTTATAAACGATAACGAAGATAATATCATCGCTATCCTGAATGAGTGTGTCAGGGTAGGGGTAAAAGGGATCATCTGTTTTGATATGGGAGTTACCTTGAGGGACGGTGACCGTGAGTATTTCTACGCTGCACTCGATAAGCATTTTCCGGGGCTCAAGCAGAGATATATCGAACGATATGGCAACAGATACGAATTATCCAGCCCGGACTCTCTGCGCCTCATGAAGATCTTCAGGAAGATCTGTAAGGATAATGGGATCATGTATGATCCTGATGAGTGTTTTGCATATCTTAATGAATTCCCCGAAAAGTATAAGCAGATAAGTATCTTCGACTGCTGA
- a CDS encoding transcriptional regulator, LytTR family — MKINLYEDKDNVQEHVDVYYANMRPLVKQIIDAVNSDRPSLSGRPADDDLDDGEAVLLDPKEIYYLDHIDRKLFAYTKNGVYRVMETLASCEEMLWNYGFVRVSKSNLINIYKIRQLKPDLNMKVFASFDNGERICINRSYKKSFTEYLQKMRRMT; from the coding sequence ATGAAGATCAATCTTTACGAAGATAAGGATAACGTGCAGGAGCATGTTGACGTGTATTATGCGAATATGCGTCCTCTGGTAAAACAGATAATCGATGCCGTTAATTCTGACAGACCTTCTCTGTCTGGACGTCCTGCTGATGATGACCTTGATGACGGCGAGGCGGTGCTGCTCGATCCCAAGGAGATATATTATCTCGATCATATAGACAGAAAGCTCTTTGCTTATACGAAGAACGGAGTCTATCGTGTAATGGAGACACTTGCCTCGTGTGAAGAGATGCTCTGGAACTATGGGTTCGTAAGAGTCTCAAAATCAAATCTCATAAATATCTACAAGATCAGGCAGCTCAAGCCGGATCTTAATATGAAGGTCTTTGCGTCGTTTGATAACGGTGAGAGGATCTGTATCAACAGAAGCTACAAGAAGAGCTTCACTGAATATCTGCAGAAGATGAGGAGGATGACCTGA
- a CDS encoding phosphoglycolate phosphatase, translated as MGYKLAIFDLDGTILDTVGQLAVSFNEAMKMSGLEPLDVDIVKQRIGRGAINLVRACVGDIEEEKVMKIVQDYRDHYREHCTENTLPYDGIAQVFSELRAAGIKVAVVTNKSDAPANILCDAKFPGLIDKVKGHREGLKHKPDPFLVNELLSEFKISPDEAVFIGDSDVDILTAQNAGIDPVSVTWGYKSREFLISGGARRLADAPNELPGMII; from the coding sequence ATGGGTTATAAACTCGCGATCTTTGATTTGGACGGAACTATACTTGATACGGTCGGTCAGTTGGCCGTATCTTTTAATGAAGCGATGAAGATGTCGGGTTTAGAACCGCTCGATGTCGATATCGTGAAGCAGCGTATAGGACGAGGAGCGATAAATCTTGTCCGCGCCTGTGTTGGAGATATCGAAGAAGAGAAGGTCATGAAGATCGTTCAGGACTATAGGGATCACTATCGCGAGCACTGCACTGAGAATACCCTTCCTTATGACGGGATAGCACAGGTATTTTCAGAACTTAGAGCAGCAGGGATAAAGGTAGCAGTTGTGACTAACAAGTCGGACGCTCCTGCCAATATACTCTGTGATGCGAAATTCCCGGGGCTTATCGATAAGGTAAAAGGTCACAGGGAAGGCCTTAAGCATAAGCCTGATCCGTTCCTCGTTAATGAACTGCTCTCGGAGTTTAAGATTAGTCCTGATGAGGCCGTATTTATCGGTGACTCGGACGTCGATATCCTGACTGCGCAGAATGCAGGAATTGATCCTGTCAGTGTCACCTGGGGTTATAAGAGCAGGGAGTTCCTGATCTCCGGTGGCGCGAGAAGGCTGGCTGACGCTCCGAATGAGCTTCCCGGGATGATCATCTGA
- a CDS encoding EAL domain, c-di-GMP-specific phosphodiesterase class I (or its enzymatically inactive variant): MFTWNFQYISKARLAEALSQLRLEEQRGDILIRIHTAIHMADEAVDLAKFIKNIVPTAQIFGTSTSAVISWGQLLPNRCVVSVTLMDETCVKTVMLPTYDTETDTPIAPEELSRMVKEAAVTEDTKLILTFLTRKYLDVYSFIEKCNDQFPGVQMIGGVANTSDISLKKFLDTGFVFNENGCSDKSIMVCSLSGKSLESFSSYATGVQILDEEVEITDTFGATILSIDGKDGAGEYLLGVGEDVKERSELTNLFPYVYSDVSDIPIFVRFSDKESLEDIYPKDVPGNKRFYDAHPDLDTASKRETITANHNVTAGKKLKRAFIYDRKIISDNRSLFRRVENFEKAETLFGYSCIARAMIYSSCVKWELSAYANSNISGCITEGEIAFVNGRNSFANCSFVVSVFGEKPARQDFNPYVFYHTDSLAEDNKELIDYLMDIEKKFELNNRDSVASSLKSFIKQCELKLLYAENQDIPNNAALTMDIKLNGYDRVCVISVSGVSGMKSVFSKELVDFTYRSFVSKCSNFAKSRGYKLYSMEDWQLAIAEPSYMVTLSKFVADMEQLQNELFEYSEDSIAIVPIFCVIDGCTEDNLNSLYYSSRVEMVNKNLQFYVCDAFEHQVDEDSIRERYHMLNVIKYAIENDKVIPYYQGIYNNKTNKIDHYESLMRLQDENGKIYYPNSFLDLARSYGLIYDALSLQMIRKVFDKFKDIEDISVSMNLNIRDIKNKQFMEYIFDRLSSVPHPENFVFEILENEDIDDYNFLVFFVDRIHALGGQISIDDFGSGFSNLQHIVNIHTDYIKIDGSIVRTCCENIESEHLIALIAGWKKLTSGRITIVAEFVENESIQEILLKYNIDYSQGYLFSKPAPELMES, from the coding sequence ATGTTTACTTGGAACTTTCAATATATATCAAAGGCCAGACTTGCTGAGGCTCTGTCTCAGCTGAGACTTGAAGAACAAAGGGGCGATATCCTTATAAGGATCCATACTGCGATCCATATGGCGGATGAAGCGGTAGACCTTGCAAAGTTCATAAAGAATATTGTCCCGACCGCACAGATCTTCGGTACAAGTACATCTGCCGTTATAAGCTGGGGACAGTTGCTCCCGAACAGATGCGTTGTCTCGGTTACTTTGATGGACGAGACGTGCGTGAAGACTGTTATGCTTCCGACCTATGATACTGAGACGGATACTCCGATCGCGCCCGAAGAACTGTCACGCATGGTCAAAGAGGCGGCAGTTACTGAGGATACCAAGCTGATTCTTACGTTCCTTACACGTAAGTACCTTGATGTTTATTCCTTTATCGAGAAGTGTAATGATCAGTTCCCGGGTGTTCAGATGATCGGCGGCGTTGCGAATACATCCGATATAAGTCTTAAGAAATTCCTGGATACGGGATTTGTTTTTAATGAGAACGGCTGCTCCGATAAGTCGATCATGGTCTGCTCGTTGAGCGGCAAGTCACTCGAGAGCTTCAGCTCATATGCCACGGGTGTTCAGATACTGGATGAAGAGGTAGAGATAACCGATACGTTCGGCGCTACTATCTTGAGTATCGACGGTAAGGACGGTGCGGGAGAGTACCTCCTCGGAGTAGGTGAGGATGTCAAGGAGCGATCCGAGCTTACGAATCTCTTTCCGTATGTTTATTCGGATGTAAGTGATATCCCTATCTTTGTAAGGTTTTCCGATAAGGAGAGCCTGGAGGATATCTATCCTAAGGATGTTCCCGGCAACAAGAGATTTTACGACGCACATCCTGATCTTGATACCGCGAGCAAGCGAGAGACGATCACGGCCAACCACAATGTCACAGCCGGAAAGAAACTGAAGCGTGCATTTATATACGATCGAAAGATCATCTCGGATAACAGGTCACTCTTCAGGCGTGTCGAGAATTTCGAGAAGGCAGAGACTCTGTTCGGTTATTCGTGTATCGCGAGAGCCATGATCTACTCCAGCTGTGTTAAGTGGGAGCTCTCTGCATATGCCAATTCAAATATCAGCGGCTGTATAACTGAGGGTGAGATCGCTTTCGTTAACGGCAGGAATTCCTTTGCCAACTGCTCGTTCGTAGTTTCGGTATTCGGCGAAAAGCCTGCAAGACAGGACTTTAATCCCTACGTTTTCTACCATACTGATTCTCTTGCAGAGGATAATAAAGAGCTTATCGATTATCTTATGGACATCGAGAAGAAGTTCGAGCTCAATAACAGGGATTCTGTTGCATCGAGCCTCAAGTCCTTCATCAAGCAGTGTGAGCTCAAGCTGCTGTATGCCGAGAATCAGGATATCCCGAATAATGCGGCTCTTACGATGGATATAAAACTCAACGGATATGATCGTGTATGTGTCATCAGCGTATCGGGAGTCTCCGGCATGAAGTCAGTATTCTCGAAAGAACTCGTTGATTTCACATACAGGTCTTTCGTGAGCAAATGTTCGAACTTTGCCAAGTCGCGCGGCTATAAGCTCTATTCGATGGAGGACTGGCAGCTCGCTATCGCCGAGCCGTCGTATATGGTTACGCTTTCGAAGTTCGTAGCAGATATGGAACAGCTTCAGAATGAACTGTTCGAGTATTCCGAGGACAGTATCGCCATCGTACCGATCTTCTGTGTTATTGACGGCTGTACGGAAGATAACCTCAATTCTCTCTATTACTCATCTAGAGTGGAGATGGTAAATAAGAATCTTCAGTTTTATGTCTGTGATGCTTTTGAACATCAGGTCGACGAAGACAGTATACGTGAGCGCTATCATATGCTCAACGTTATAAAGTATGCAATCGAGAACGATAAGGTCATCCCTTATTATCAGGGCATCTATAACAATAAGACCAATAAGATCGATCACTATGAGTCTCTTATGAGACTGCAGGATGAGAATGGTAAGATCTATTATCCCAACAGTTTCCTGGATCTCGCCAGATCATACGGACTTATCTATGATGCACTGTCTCTGCAGATGATCCGAAAGGTATTCGATAAGTTCAAGGATATAGAAGACATCAGCGTCAGCATGAATCTTAATATCAGGGATATCAAGAATAAGCAGTTCATGGAGTATATCTTTGACAGGCTTTCTTCAGTCCCTCATCCCGAGAACTTCGTATTCGAGATACTTGAAAATGAGGATATCGATGACTATAACTTCCTCGTATTCTTTGTAGACCGTATTCATGCCCTCGGAGGTCAGATTTCCATAGATGATTTCGGAAGCGGATTCTCGAATCTTCAGCATATAGTCAATATCCATACGGACTATATCAAGATCGACGGATCGATCGTAAGGACCTGTTGTGAGAATATCGAATCAGAGCATCTTATCGCTCTTATCGCAGGTTGGAAGAAACTCACTTCCGGCAGGATAACGATAGTCGCAGAGTTTGTCGAGAACGAGAGCATCCAGGAGATACTCCTTAAATATAATATCGACTATTCGCAGGGATATCTCTTCTCAAAGCCTGCCCCCGAACTTATGGAGTCTTAA
- a CDS encoding DNA-binding transcriptional regulator, LacI/PurR family: protein MNGFNTKKKIALVVENLYTEFAQEMIQNAINCSRLYKNIDLVIIAGKYDNTRELNDNQHKYKRVFNTVYSLEDLCGFDGLIVSLGSMEKIKKEVIEERYFNKLKRVPKVFVVSDLEGQPTVNYDNECGINEAVDCLVNAYGFDKFGMLGGREDNIDARKRRALYENALKRNNVDFTDDNYVSGDMSVDTQIPATELLNKNPDVQAIFCVNDASAVGLFDVMSKRGLVPGKDIMVFAFDNTKTAGRMIPTLASIGAAEVTLGQKAMEELILQMNGNPPRAVTIPTRLYGRESFDYEMYEYTTMEMMNVDKDFIYRIFDDCFYRYKHEFRDRESVNLPRLFFVFISRILTAARSKYMSTEEFEETKKLVDIFFENGAMDYTDAMKFIKSTEKLQNSIISYAGYNQHINRLFARMKEDAIVELAENKIIANDQLIFGRQRLQNMLIESIAYDEDTGDKIENLVRNFDKLGLENAAFFLFESSISYDEDREDVFPQYINLKCLTKNGELFILPEERQRGYTKDMFRRMELPSNCREFVAFPILYKNDIYGFLLCEYNSDIANCGEYYADQLARTLYMNDNNK from the coding sequence ATGAACGGATTTAATACCAAAAAGAAGATAGCGCTGGTAGTAGAGAATCTCTATACAGAATTCGCACAGGAAATGATCCAGAATGCGATCAACTGTAGCCGTCTGTACAAGAATATCGATCTGGTCATAATAGCAGGTAAGTACGATAATACCCGCGAGCTCAACGATAATCAACACAAGTATAAGAGAGTTTTCAACACGGTCTACAGCCTTGAGGACCTCTGTGGTTTTGACGGTCTTATAGTCTCTTTGGGAAGTATGGAGAAGATAAAAAAAGAAGTTATCGAAGAACGATATTTCAATAAGCTCAAGAGAGTACCCAAAGTGTTCGTCGTATCTGATCTTGAAGGACAGCCGACGGTAAACTACGATAACGAGTGCGGTATCAATGAAGCAGTCGATTGCCTTGTCAATGCATACGGATTTGATAAGTTCGGAATGCTCGGAGGTCGTGAGGATAATATTGACGCCAGAAAGAGAAGGGCACTATACGAAAATGCCCTGAAGAGAAATAATGTCGATTTCACTGACGATAACTATGTCAGTGGTGATATGTCTGTCGATACTCAGATCCCCGCTACGGAACTTCTTAACAAGAATCCCGATGTTCAGGCGATATTCTGCGTCAACGATGCATCGGCCGTAGGACTCTTTGATGTAATGTCAAAAAGAGGTCTGGTGCCCGGTAAGGATATCATGGTTTTTGCTTTCGATAATACGAAGACGGCAGGTCGTATGATCCCGACACTCGCGTCGATCGGAGCCGCTGAAGTCACGCTTGGACAGAAAGCCATGGAAGAGCTGATCCTTCAGATGAACGGTAATCCTCCGAGAGCCGTGACTATCCCTACGAGACTTTACGGTCGAGAGTCTTTTGATTACGAGATGTACGAATATACGACGATGGAGATGATGAACGTAGATAAGGACTTTATCTACAGGATCTTCGATGACTGTTTTTACAGATATAAGCATGAGTTCAGGGACAGGGAGTCGGTAAACCTCCCGAGGCTGTTCTTCGTATTTATCTCGAGGATACTTACGGCAGCACGTTCTAAGTATATGAGTACCGAGGAGTTCGAAGAGACGAAGAAACTCGTGGATATCTTCTTTGAGAACGGCGCTATGGATTATACGGATGCCATGAAGTTCATAAAGAGTACCGAGAAACTTCAAAACAGCATCATTTCATATGCCGGATATAACCAGCATATCAACAGGCTCTTTGCCCGAATGAAAGAAGATGCCATCGTTGAGCTTGCCGAGAATAAGATCATTGCCAACGATCAGTTGATCTTCGGACGTCAGCGTCTTCAGAATATGCTCATAGAATCGATCGCATATGATGAGGATACAGGTGACAAGATCGAGAACCTGGTTCGTAATTTCGATAAGCTCGGCCTCGAAAATGCAGCATTCTTCCTCTTTGAAAGTTCGATCTCCTACGACGAGGACCGGGAGGATGTATTCCCGCAGTATATAAACCTCAAGTGCCTGACCAAGAACGGAGAGCTGTTTATTCTGCCCGAGGAAAGACAGAGGGGATATACCAAAGACATGTTCAGAAGAATGGAGCTCCCGTCTAACTGCAGAGAGTTCGTTGCATTCCCCATATTATATAAGAATGATATCTACGGGTTCCTGCTCTGCGAATATAATTCCGATATAGCAAACTGCGGAGAATATTACGCGGATCAACTTGCAAGAACGCTCTATATGAATGATAATAATAAGTGA
- a CDS encoding transcriptional regulator, TetR family, translating to MTVSDGETKLKLVKVAREEFIEKGYANASLRSICKKAGVTTGALYFLFRDKEDLFDAVVGGPLMELDATVGAHLRRETECVDIDPFDDSMDMEDSKLIMEIMFKYKEEFILLLTKAQGSKYENIKDRLIDEMQTHYKHFAIILEERFGAAHVDDYMVHFLAHIQIESFIYLLTHSKDKEEAMKELPEVITNLRGGGIATFGLR from the coding sequence ATGACAGTTAGCGACGGTGAGACAAAGCTTAAACTGGTTAAAGTTGCCAGAGAAGAGTTTATCGAGAAGGGGTATGCCAATGCCTCTTTGAGGTCGATCTGCAAAAAGGCAGGAGTCACCACCGGAGCGCTCTATTTCCTGTTCAGGGATAAGGAGGATCTTTTTGATGCTGTCGTAGGCGGACCTCTGATGGAGCTTGATGCTACTGTCGGGGCACACCTCAGAAGGGAGACTGAGTGCGTGGATATCGATCCTTTCGATGACAGTATGGATATGGAAGACTCAAAGCTCATAATGGAGATCATGTTCAAGTACAAGGAAGAGTTCATACTGCTCCTTACTAAGGCTCAGGGCTCCAAGTACGAGAATATCAAGGACAGGCTCATCGATGAGATGCAGACGCATTATAAGCACTTTGCGATCATCCTTGAGGAGAGATTCGGGGCTGCCCATGTTGATGATTACATGGTTCATTTCCTGGCTCATATCCAGATCGAGTCGTTCATCTATCTTCTTACCCATTCTAAGGATAAGGAAGAGGCGATGAAGGAACTCCCTGAGGTTATTACTAATCTGAGAGGTGGAGGTATTGCGACTTTCGGTCTGCGGTGA
- a CDS encoding putative ABC transport system ATP-binding protein, with protein sequence MYIETKDLKKSYGEGGSFVQVLKGVDIRIERGEMCVIQGTSGSGKSTLLNCLGGLDSVDSGIVSVAGTNVETLKGEKLADYRRKNLGFIFQFYNLVPNLTVKENIQVCEYLSKDPMNIDELLDVLGMTDHKDKFPAQLSGGQQQRCAIARALVKNPKVLLCDEPTGALDSKTSRDILMLLEKINKTYNTTMIIVTHNNSIKNMVDHVIYLKDGEVSKDYRNEVKVPAAELEDL encoded by the coding sequence ATGTATATCGAGACAAAAGACTTAAAGAAGAGTTATGGAGAAGGGGGAAGCTTCGTTCAGGTACTTAAGGGTGTTGATATCCGTATCGAAAGAGGCGAGATGTGCGTTATCCAGGGCACATCGGGCTCAGGGAAATCCACACTCCTTAACTGCCTGGGCGGACTTGATTCAGTTGACAGCGGCATAGTTTCGGTGGCCGGTACCAATGTCGAAACGCTCAAAGGCGAAAAGCTCGCCGACTACAGAAGAAAGAACCTTGGGTTCATATTCCAGTTCTATAATCTGGTCCCGAACCTTACAGTCAAAGAGAATATCCAGGTATGCGAATATCTTTCTAAGGATCCGATGAATATCGATGAGCTCCTGGATGTCCTCGGAATGACCGACCATAAGGATAAATTCCCGGCTCAGCTCTCAGGAGGCCAGCAGCAAAGATGCGCTATCGCAAGAGCATTAGTCAAAAATCCTAAGGTGCTTCTTTGTGATGAGCCGACGGGTGCCCTGGATTCAAAGACTTCGAGGGATATCCTGATGCTTCTTGAGAAGATCAATAAGACCTATAACACCACGATGATCATAGTAACTCACAATAATTCCATCAAGAATATGGTCGATCACGTTATCTATCTTAAAGACGGTGAAGTATCTAAGGATTATAGGAATGAAGTTAAGGTTCCTGCCGCAGAATTGGAGGATCTCTGA
- a CDS encoding putative ABC transport system permease protein, translating to MFGLMLKRSVRDLKKSAGKYLALVFLIFFSVFLVMSLMGSASSIMAQGDDYDRDFRVEDGEFTVFVPLTQAELEVITSKGVEIEKMFSMEYELSDGSTLRVFKERQNINLITLHEGAMPANDSEAVLERRYSEEHGIHAGDQITLGDKTFTVSGIGAAPDYNSTLRTLGDTSVDSVAFGLIFVTDNAYEELLASGNSLGSEEYCYAYMLNGAMTDDELKAILEENRFDVDAIDDPYFLEYWNDMVGRKDDLLEGIDDLNEGAEELRDSVDELYDGVGELNDGVDELEDAMPDLVSGADDLNDGAGQLESGIGSYTDAVSSAASGARELSDGMDELEDGANELVSGSDQYAAGVSQLDQQVGAMTQSEDPYVAGVAVPIYQGTSALNSGYDQIDQGIDAVAGGVSSAADGAEQLADGLEEISSNSDALTGGASALHNGTRELSDGVEDLSDGVTELSDGVDELYDGTGELRDGVIEYADGMNEFADEANDLIDEVFDIETENLMMFLPKSENVRIHAAADDVQTTFISSMVVGVIALILFAYVISVFVVHNVDQESSIIGALYSLGVKRSSITAGYLMMPVLITFISGLAGTLVALYTSFGIPNQMKDSFGYFSMPDMEVRITPFLYIYGLVMPALIALLVNVLVIRNRLMRTPLSLLRNEQKAVKARDIKIKHLGFINTFRIRQLLREMRLGLTVIFGMFLALLVVMLAINTSIYCLRVKNDNVAYTNFEYMYTYKYPEKEVPEGGYEAVAESMKKDFGGYMFDITLMGITRDNPFFESDLLTDSSSEVVVSKAFAYKYQLDVGDEFTLQNKKGDKLYAFKIVGLSDYQASMMVFMDIDACRDLLGEKDDYFNCVFSDRPLDIDSGRLYSTLSKRDISSAASVFVDQMKSMVYTLVIAGAVIFCVVMYLMIKMMIDRSAFNISLVKIFGFKSREVKKMYLDGNFWTIALGALICIPLCKLILNYIYPNYLVANVAVGVSQGFPPQIYAAVFGGILLLYLLISGVLFVSIKRATPAVVLKNRE from the coding sequence ATGTTTGGTTTGATGCTTAAAAGGTCCGTAAGGGATCTTAAGAAGAGTGCAGGTAAGTATCTTGCACTCGTTTTCCTGATATTCTTCTCAGTATTTCTGGTCATGAGTCTCATGGGATCGGCGTCGAGCATTATGGCTCAGGGTGATGATTATGACAGGGATTTCCGAGTGGAGGACGGAGAGTTCACGGTATTCGTCCCTCTTACTCAGGCTGAGCTCGAAGTGATCACGTCAAAGGGCGTCGAGATCGAGAAGATGTTCAGCATGGAGTATGAGCTCAGCGACGGCAGTACACTTCGCGTATTTAAGGAAAGACAGAATATCAACCTGATCACTTTACATGAAGGCGCTATGCCGGCTAATGATTCTGAGGCAGTCCTCGAGAGAAGATATTCCGAGGAGCACGGTATCCATGCAGGTGATCAGATCACGCTCGGAGATAAGACTTTCACGGTATCCGGTATCGGAGCGGCGCCTGATTACAATTCGACACTCAGGACGCTCGGAGATACTTCTGTAGACAGCGTGGCGTTCGGTCTTATCTTCGTAACGGATAATGCCTATGAGGAGCTTCTTGCGAGCGGCAACAGTCTGGGTTCCGAAGAATATTGTTATGCATATATGCTCAACGGTGCAATGACTGACGATGAGCTCAAGGCGATACTTGAAGAGAACAGATTTGATGTTGATGCGATCGACGATCCGTACTTCCTTGAGTACTGGAATGATATGGTCGGACGAAAGGATGATCTGCTCGAAGGTATAGATGACCTAAACGAAGGTGCGGAAGAACTCCGCGATTCGGTAGATGAGCTCTATGACGGAGTCGGAGAGCTGAATGACGGAGTTGATGAACTCGAAGATGCCATGCCCGATCTGGTATCCGGGGCGGATGACTTAAATGACGGTGCAGGTCAGCTCGAATCGGGTATCGGTTCATATACTGATGCTGTATCTTCTGCCGCTTCTGGAGCACGTGAACTTAGTGACGGTATGGATGAGCTCGAAGACGGTGCGAATGAGCTGGTTTCGGGATCGGATCAGTATGCCGCAGGGGTCAGCCAACTCGATCAGCAGGTAGGAGCAATGACCCAGAGTGAAGATCCGTATGTAGCAGGTGTAGCCGTTCCGATTTATCAGGGGACATCAGCTCTGAACAGCGGATATGATCAGATCGATCAGGGTATAGATGCCGTGGCAGGTGGTGTATCTTCGGCCGCAGACGGTGCTGAGCAGCTCGCGGACGGACTGGAGGAGATCTCATCTAATAGCGATGCACTGACTGGCGGTGCGTCGGCTCTTCATAACGGTACGAGGGAGCTTTCGGACGGTGTCGAGGACTTAAGTGACGGCGTGACGGAACTTTCTGACGGCGTAGATGAGCTTTATGACGGTACGGGAGAGCTTCGAGACGGTGTGATCGAATATGCAGACGGCATGAATGAATTTGCCGATGAAGCTAATGATCTTATAGATGAAGTCTTTGATATAGAGACCGAAAATCTCATGATGTTTCTTCCTAAGTCCGAGAACGTCAGGATACACGCTGCCGCTGATGACGTTCAGACTACATTTATCTCAAGTATGGTAGTCGGTGTTATCGCTCTGATACTCTTCGCGTATGTTATATCGGTATTTGTCGTTCATAATGTTGATCAGGAGAGCAGTATCATCGGTGCGCTCTATTCACTCGGAGTAAAGAGATCTTCGATCACCGCTGGATATCTCATGATGCCGGTACTTATAACATTTATCTCAGGACTTGCGGGCACGCTCGTTGCTCTTTATACATCGTTTGGTATTCCGAATCAGATGAAGGATTCTTTCGGATATTTCTCGATGCCTGATATGGAGGTAAGGATCACGCCGTTCCTTTATATCTACGGACTTGTGATGCCTGCACTTATCGCTCTTCTTGTAAATGTCCTTGTCATAAGGAACAGACTCATGAGGACTCCGCTGTCTCTTCTTCGAAATGAGCAGAAGGCCGTTAAGGCAAGAGATATCAAGATCAAGCATCTCGGGTTCATCAATACGTTCAGGATCAGACAGCTCCTTCGTGAGATGAGATTGGGACTTACCGTAATATTCGGTATGTTCCTGGCACTGCTCGTCGTAATGCTCGCGATCAATACGAGCATATACTGCCTGAGGGTAAAGAATGATAATGTCGCGTATACGAACTTTGAGTATATGTATACATATAAGTATCCCGAGAAGGAAGTTCCCGAGGGTGGATATGAGGCTGTAGCCGAGTCGATGAAGAAGGATTTCGGCGGCTATATGTTTGATATAACTCTAATGGGCATTACGAGGGATAATCCTTTCTTTGAATCAGATCTTTTGACTGACAGCAGCAGTGAAGTCGTAGTGAGCAAGGCGTTTGCCTATAAGTATCAGCTCGATGTCGGTGACGAGTTTACTCTTCAGAACAAGAAAGGCGATAAGCTCTATGCTTTCAAGATAGTGGGACTTTCCGATTACCAGGCTTCGATGATGGTCTTTATGGACATCGATGCCTGCAGGGATCTGCTCGGTGAAAAGGATGATTATTTTAACTGTGTATTCTCGGACAGACCTCTGGATATAGACAGCGGAAGGCTCTATTCTACGCTTTCCAAGCGCGACATCTCGAGTGCAGCATCCGTCTTCGTAGATCAGATGAAGAGCATGGTCTATACGTTGGTCATCGCCGGAGCAGTCATATTTTGCGTCGTAATGTACCTTATGATAAAGATGATGATCGACAGATCGGCTTTTAATATTTCTCTTGTTAAGATATTCGGATTTAAGAGCCGTGAAGTAAAGAAGATGTATTTGGACGGCAACTTCTGGACGATAGCTCTCGGAGCACTGATCTGTATACCTTTGTGTAAGCTGATACTGAACTATATCTATCCTAACTATCTGGTCGCTAATGTGGCTGTCGGAGTATCACAGGGATTTCCGCCGCAGATCTATGCCGCAGTATTCGGAGGGATATTACTTCTGTATCTGCTGATAAGCGGTGTACTCTTTGTTTCGATCAAGCGTGCTACTCCTGCGGTCGTACTGAAGAACAGGGAATAA